A section of the Citrus sinensis cultivar Valencia sweet orange chromosome 8, DVS_A1.0, whole genome shotgun sequence genome encodes:
- the LOC102629700 gene encoding uncharacterized protein LOC102629700 isoform X2 — MSSIVKKRKSRGRTNLPQLVRNRNNGQKLIVEYNKIGQPHGKVATRLFSFLGVLARTMVRISYEDWSKVPSETKEKIWECIKFSFEVDDELQGKFLSSAANKWRTFKNRLTTKYIKRYKDKPEALKCPPKMYDFIEQEDWEVFVRYRTSSAFEEISQKYRERRAKNIYNHCLSRKGYVGLKEELQQAAGNNEEISRSTLWKAARKNKKGRYTSEVVREKADEIDEITKKSEEGVIATGGRNDVLTIALGTPESSGRVRTGGRFATPSSYFGRKKRSFSSNNELQERITQLEENYEKISQEKFLLEQNVGKIVQEQMMHFFEEFRKNGVLPIQSPKVPSEKGSCSEEPRMKKKCSKKKQVHMQNECFKKKQGKSCMLAVGSINNIVAKGTMLENNDPNSTVHGVPLAVTDVRVAVDIAIKGDTFLPRPVRDELVIVSHAIGSHVAWPKQFVILNDFEEYKVPARIDALCKYARRVLTKALFIEIYPGIFNNEQAELYLSVDDIVQFCSMEKIGVATIICYMKHLYEVLKDRPQEHIYKFGNPSILCDETGNNDETRARAMVSRMEILDPQQLLMFPYNTSKHWMLIVVDPHKFIVYFFDSLGHEPRPDLKNFVSLAFKIFVAKMGNANRKSFVWKRVKCPQQTTNTECGYYVMRFMKEIIENQTDSIKNLFVGRDSFTQKDIDKVRVEWAEYIWQNIFR, encoded by the exons ATGAGTTCAAttgtcaaaaaaagaaaaagtagagGTCGAACGAATTTACCTCAGCTGGTCAGAAATAGAAACAATGGACAAAAGCTTATAGTTGAGTATAACAAAATAGGACAACCACATGGCAAGGTAGCAACACGATTGTTTAGCTTTTTGGGTGTCTTGGCACGCACCATGGTTCGAATTTCTTATGAAGATTGGAGCAAAGTGCCATCAGAGACCAAAGAAAAGATATGGGAATGCATAAAA TTCTCTTTTGAGGTGGATGATGAGCTTCAAGGCAAATTCTTATCTTCAGCTGCGAATAAATGGAGAACCTTCAAGAATAGACTCACCACTAAATATATCAAGAGATATAAAGATAAGCCAGAGGCACTGAAATGCCCGCCTAAAATGTATGATTTTATCGAGCAAGAAGATTGGGAAGTTTTCGTACGTTATCGAACTTCTAGTGCATTTGAG GAAATCAGCCAAAAATATAGAGAAAGAAGggcaaaaaatatatacaatcaTTGCCTTTCAAGGAAAGGCTACGTGGGATTAAAGGAGGAATTG cAACAAGCTGCTGGAAACAATGAAGAAATTAGTCGCTCTACCTTATGGAAAGCAGCAcgtaaaaataagaaaggtAGATACACGAGCGAGGTCGTTAGAGAAAAGGCTGATGAAATA GATGAGATAACAAAGAAAAGTGAGGAAGGGGTTATAGCTACTGGTGGTAGGAATGATGTTCTAACAATAGCTTTAGGAACCCCTGAAAGTTCAGGTCGAGTAAGAACTGGAGGACGTTTTGCCACACCTTCTTCATACTTTGGAAGGAAAAAACGAAGCTTCTCATCCAACAATGAGTTACAAGAGCGTATAACTCAACTAGAggaaaattatgagaaaatttcacaagaaaaatttctGTTAGAGCAAAATGTGGGGAAGATTGTACAAGAACAAATGATGcatttttttgaagaattcCGAAAGAATGGAGTCCTACCGATCCAGTCACCAAAAGTTCCCTCAGAAAAAGGCAGCTGCTCCGAAGAAccaagaatgaagaaaaagtgCTCCAAGAAAAAACAAGTACATATGCAAAATGAGTGCTTCAAGAAGAAACAa GGCAAATCATGTATGTTAGCAGTGGGCAGCATAAACAATATTGTAGCCAAAGGTACAATGTTAGAAAACAATGATCCTAATTCTACTGTGCATGGAGTACCATTGGCAGTCACGGATGTTCGTGTGGCTGTTGATATAGCAATTAAAGGGGATACCTTTTTACCAAGGCCTGTCAGGGATGAGTTAGTTATTGTTAGCCATGCCATTGGATCCCATGTTGCTTGGCCTAAGCAATTTGTCATCTTGAATGATTTTGAG GAATACAAAGTGCCAGCAAGAATAGATGCTCTTTGCAAGTACGCTCGCCGAGTGTTGACTAAagcattatttattgaaatttatccAGGGATCTTCAACAATGAACAAGCTGAATTATATTTATCAGTTGATGACATTGTACAATTCTGTAGCATGGAAAAGATTGGGGTCGCAACAATAATTTGTTACAtgaa GCATCTTTACGAAGTCTTGAAGGATCGTCCCCAGGAacatatttacaaatttgGTAATCCTTCAATCTTGTGTGATGAAACCGGAAATAATGATGAGACTAGAGCTCGTGCAATGGTATCAAGAATGGAAATACTTGATCCACAACAGCTTCTGATGTTTCCTTACAATACCag CAAACATTGGATGTTGATTGTTGTGGATCCGCACAAATTTATagtatatttttttgattCACTCGGTCATGAACCTCGCCCTGATTTGAAGAACTTTGTATCACT TGCTTTCAAGATTTTTGTAGCAAAAATGGGAAATGCGAATCGAAAATCCTTTGTTTGGAAAAGAGTTAAG TGTCCTCAACAAACTACAAATACTGAATGTGGATATTATGTCATGAGATTTATGAAGGAAATCATTGAAAACCAGACTGATTCAATAAAAAACTTG TTTGTTGGACGAGATAGTTTCACCCAAAAAGATATTGATAAAGTAAGAGTGGAGTGGGCAGAGTACATATGGCAGAACATTTTTCGCTAA
- the LOC102629700 gene encoding uncharacterized protein LOC102629700 isoform X1, translating to MSSIVKKRKSRGRTNLPQLVRNRNNGQKLIVEYNKIGQPHGKVATRLFSFLGVLARTMVRISYEDWSKVPSETKEKIWECIKFSFEVDDELQGKFLSSAANKWRTFKNRLTTKYIKRYKDKPEALKCPPKMYDFIEQEDWEVFVRYRTSSAFEEISQKYRERRAKNIYNHCLSRKGYVGLKEELQQAAGNNEEISRSTLWKAARKNKKGRYTSEVVREKADEIDEITKKSEEGVIATGGRNDVLTIALGTPESSGRVRTGGRFATPSSYFGRKKRSFSSNNELQERITQLEENYEKISQEKFLLEQNVGKIVQEQMMHFFEEFRKNGVLPIQSPKVPSEKGSCSEEPRMKKKCSKKKQVHMQNECFKKKQMMQGKSCMLAVGSINNIVAKGTMLENNDPNSTVHGVPLAVTDVRVAVDIAIKGDTFLPRPVRDELVIVSHAIGSHVAWPKQFVILNDFEEYKVPARIDALCKYARRVLTKALFIEIYPGIFNNEQAELYLSVDDIVQFCSMEKIGVATIICYMKHLYEVLKDRPQEHIYKFGNPSILCDETGNNDETRARAMVSRMEILDPQQLLMFPYNTSKHWMLIVVDPHKFIVYFFDSLGHEPRPDLKNFVSLAFKIFVAKMGNANRKSFVWKRVKCPQQTTNTECGYYVMRFMKEIIENQTDSIKNLFVGRDSFTQKDIDKVRVEWAEYIWQNIFR from the exons ATGAGTTCAAttgtcaaaaaaagaaaaagtagagGTCGAACGAATTTACCTCAGCTGGTCAGAAATAGAAACAATGGACAAAAGCTTATAGTTGAGTATAACAAAATAGGACAACCACATGGCAAGGTAGCAACACGATTGTTTAGCTTTTTGGGTGTCTTGGCACGCACCATGGTTCGAATTTCTTATGAAGATTGGAGCAAAGTGCCATCAGAGACCAAAGAAAAGATATGGGAATGCATAAAA TTCTCTTTTGAGGTGGATGATGAGCTTCAAGGCAAATTCTTATCTTCAGCTGCGAATAAATGGAGAACCTTCAAGAATAGACTCACCACTAAATATATCAAGAGATATAAAGATAAGCCAGAGGCACTGAAATGCCCGCCTAAAATGTATGATTTTATCGAGCAAGAAGATTGGGAAGTTTTCGTACGTTATCGAACTTCTAGTGCATTTGAG GAAATCAGCCAAAAATATAGAGAAAGAAGggcaaaaaatatatacaatcaTTGCCTTTCAAGGAAAGGCTACGTGGGATTAAAGGAGGAATTG cAACAAGCTGCTGGAAACAATGAAGAAATTAGTCGCTCTACCTTATGGAAAGCAGCAcgtaaaaataagaaaggtAGATACACGAGCGAGGTCGTTAGAGAAAAGGCTGATGAAATA GATGAGATAACAAAGAAAAGTGAGGAAGGGGTTATAGCTACTGGTGGTAGGAATGATGTTCTAACAATAGCTTTAGGAACCCCTGAAAGTTCAGGTCGAGTAAGAACTGGAGGACGTTTTGCCACACCTTCTTCATACTTTGGAAGGAAAAAACGAAGCTTCTCATCCAACAATGAGTTACAAGAGCGTATAACTCAACTAGAggaaaattatgagaaaatttcacaagaaaaatttctGTTAGAGCAAAATGTGGGGAAGATTGTACAAGAACAAATGATGcatttttttgaagaattcCGAAAGAATGGAGTCCTACCGATCCAGTCACCAAAAGTTCCCTCAGAAAAAGGCAGCTGCTCCGAAGAAccaagaatgaagaaaaagtgCTCCAAGAAAAAACAAGTACATATGCAAAATGAGTGCTTCAAGAAGAAACAa ATGATGCAGGGCAAATCATGTATGTTAGCAGTGGGCAGCATAAACAATATTGTAGCCAAAGGTACAATGTTAGAAAACAATGATCCTAATTCTACTGTGCATGGAGTACCATTGGCAGTCACGGATGTTCGTGTGGCTGTTGATATAGCAATTAAAGGGGATACCTTTTTACCAAGGCCTGTCAGGGATGAGTTAGTTATTGTTAGCCATGCCATTGGATCCCATGTTGCTTGGCCTAAGCAATTTGTCATCTTGAATGATTTTGAG GAATACAAAGTGCCAGCAAGAATAGATGCTCTTTGCAAGTACGCTCGCCGAGTGTTGACTAAagcattatttattgaaatttatccAGGGATCTTCAACAATGAACAAGCTGAATTATATTTATCAGTTGATGACATTGTACAATTCTGTAGCATGGAAAAGATTGGGGTCGCAACAATAATTTGTTACAtgaa GCATCTTTACGAAGTCTTGAAGGATCGTCCCCAGGAacatatttacaaatttgGTAATCCTTCAATCTTGTGTGATGAAACCGGAAATAATGATGAGACTAGAGCTCGTGCAATGGTATCAAGAATGGAAATACTTGATCCACAACAGCTTCTGATGTTTCCTTACAATACCag CAAACATTGGATGTTGATTGTTGTGGATCCGCACAAATTTATagtatatttttttgattCACTCGGTCATGAACCTCGCCCTGATTTGAAGAACTTTGTATCACT TGCTTTCAAGATTTTTGTAGCAAAAATGGGAAATGCGAATCGAAAATCCTTTGTTTGGAAAAGAGTTAAG TGTCCTCAACAAACTACAAATACTGAATGTGGATATTATGTCATGAGATTTATGAAGGAAATCATTGAAAACCAGACTGATTCAATAAAAAACTTG TTTGTTGGACGAGATAGTTTCACCCAAAAAGATATTGATAAAGTAAGAGTGGAGTGGGCAGAGTACATATGGCAGAACATTTTTCGCTAA